One genomic window of Pseudoxanthomonas sp. includes the following:
- a CDS encoding replicative DNA helicase, whose product MASPRRERDRDRDRDFRNDPSDARMDQLRMPPHSIEAEQAVLGGLMLVTDAYDKVNDKLNPNDFYRRDHQLIYRAISELAERSRPYDAVTLGEWFDGQGQSDLIAGGAYLIELASSTPSAANISAYAEIVRDKAVMRQLIDVGTEIVNNGFQPEGRESSELLANAEQKVFAIAEAGSRGRTDFVAMPNALKDAFSLLQDRFNNGGSITGLPTGYTEFDGMTAGLQPTDLIILAARPAMGKTTFALNIAEFAAIKSKKAVAVFSMEMSSSQLALRLISSNGRINATRLRSGQLEDEDWSRVTAAIRMLKETKIFIDDTPGLSPEVLRSKCRRLKRENDLGLIVIDYLQLMSVPGNSENRATEISEISRSLKGLAKELNVPVIALSQLNRSLETRTDKRPVMADLRESGAIEQDADMIVFIYRDDYYNKENSPDKGLAEIIIGKHRGGPTGSCKLKFFGEYTRFDNLSHDSVGSFE is encoded by the coding sequence ATGGCTTCTCCCCGCCGCGAACGTGATCGCGACCGTGACCGCGACTTCCGCAACGATCCCAGCGATGCCCGCATGGATCAGCTGCGCATGCCACCGCACTCCATCGAGGCCGAGCAGGCGGTGCTGGGTGGCTTGATGCTGGTCACCGATGCCTATGACAAGGTCAACGACAAGCTCAACCCGAATGACTTCTACCGGCGCGATCACCAGCTGATCTATCGCGCCATCAGCGAGCTGGCCGAGCGCAGCCGTCCCTACGATGCGGTGACCCTGGGCGAATGGTTCGATGGCCAGGGCCAGTCCGACCTGATCGCCGGCGGCGCCTACCTGATCGAGCTGGCCAGCTCGACGCCGTCAGCGGCCAACATCAGCGCCTACGCCGAGATCGTGCGCGACAAGGCGGTGATGCGGCAGCTGATCGACGTGGGTACCGAGATCGTCAATAACGGCTTCCAGCCCGAGGGCCGCGAAAGCTCCGAGCTGTTGGCCAATGCCGAGCAGAAGGTGTTCGCCATCGCCGAAGCGGGCTCGCGTGGTCGCACCGACTTCGTGGCCATGCCCAACGCGTTGAAGGACGCGTTCTCGCTGCTGCAGGACCGCTTCAACAATGGTGGCAGCATCACCGGCCTGCCGACCGGCTACACCGAATTCGATGGCATGACCGCCGGCCTGCAGCCGACCGACCTGATCATCCTGGCCGCGCGTCCGGCGATGGGTAAGACGACCTTCGCGTTGAACATCGCCGAGTTCGCCGCGATCAAGTCGAAGAAGGCCGTGGCGGTGTTCTCGATGGAAATGTCGTCCTCGCAGCTGGCCTTGCGCCTGATTTCCTCCAATGGCCGCATCAACGCCACCCGCCTGCGCAGCGGCCAGCTGGAGGACGAGGACTGGAGCCGGGTCACCGCAGCGATCCGCATGCTCAAGGAAACCAAGATCTTCATCGACGACACGCCGGGCCTGTCGCCGGAAGTGTTGCGTTCCAAGTGCCGCCGGCTCAAGCGCGAGAACGACCTGGGCCTGATCGTGATCGACTACCTGCAGCTGATGAGTGTGCCGGGTAACAGCGAGAACCGCGCCACCGAAATCTCCGAAATCAGCCGCTCGCTCAAGGGTCTGGCCAAGGAGCTCAACGTGCCGGTGATCGCACTGTCCCAGCTCAACCGCTCGCTGGAAACCCGAACCGACAAGCGCCCGGTGATGGCTGACCTGCGCGAGTCGGGCGCGATCGAGCAGGACGCAGACATGATCGTCTTCATCTACCGCGACGATTACTACAATAAGGAAAATTCGCCGGACAAGGGCTTGGCCGAGATCATCATCGGCAAGCACCGCGGCGGTCCGACCGGTTCGTGCAAACTGAAATTCTTCGGCGAATACACCCGCTTCGACAACCTGTCCCACGACTCGGTCGGTTCGTTCGAGTAA
- a CDS encoding iron-sulfur cluster assembly accessory protein, whose product MAITLTPIAHQRVQRFVQTTPGALGLRFGVTKTGCSGWGHITDLARDQRDGDTVFEYEGVKIFVDADSLALVDGTQIDFGKQGLGETFLFRNPNATAECGCGESFTTSVDAA is encoded by the coding sequence ATGGCCATCACCCTGACCCCCATCGCCCACCAGCGCGTCCAGCGCTTCGTCCAGACCACGCCCGGTGCGCTGGGGCTGCGCTTCGGCGTGACCAAGACCGGTTGCTCGGGCTGGGGGCATATCACCGACCTGGCCCGCGACCAGCGCGATGGCGACACGGTGTTCGAATACGAGGGGGTGAAGATCTTCGTGGACGCCGACAGCCTGGCGCTGGTGGACGGCACGCAGATCGACTTCGGCAAGCAGGGGCTGGGCGAGACCTTCCTGTTCAGGAATCCCAATGCCACCGCCGAATGCGGCTGCGGCGAGAGCTTCACGACCTCGGTCGACGCGGCCTGA
- the rplI gene encoding 50S ribosomal protein L9 yields MKLILLQKVTNLGVLGDQVNVKPGYGRNYLVPQGKAVPATAANVAEFEAKRADYEAKAKAIHDDASGRAAKFEDASVTVAANASTEGKLFGSVGAREIADAFTAAGKPLEKSEVILTDGAFRNIGEYDVLIKLHADVETTVKVVVVAEA; encoded by the coding sequence ATGAAGCTGATTCTTCTGCAGAAAGTGACCAACCTCGGCGTCCTGGGCGACCAGGTCAACGTCAAGCCGGGCTACGGCCGCAACTACCTGGTGCCGCAGGGCAAGGCCGTGCCGGCCACCGCCGCCAACGTCGCCGAGTTCGAAGCCAAGCGCGCTGACTACGAAGCCAAGGCCAAGGCCATCCACGACGACGCGTCGGGCCGTGCTGCCAAGTTCGAAGACGCCAGCGTGACCGTGGCGGCCAACGCTTCGACCGAAGGCAAGCTGTTCGGTTCGGTGGGCGCGCGCGAAATCGCCGACGCCTTCACCGCTGCCGGCAAGCCGCTGGAAAAGAGCGAAGTCATCCTCACCGATGGCGCGTTCCGCAACATCGGCGAATACGACGTGCTGATCAAGCTGCACGCCGACGTCGAAACCACCGTCAAGGTGGTGGTCGTCGCCGAAGCCTGA
- the rpsR gene encoding 30S ribosomal protein S18: MSKFFRRRKFCKFTAEGVKEIDYKDLNTLRQYLTETGKIVPSRVTGTKARYQRQLQTAVKRARFLALIPYTDNHDV; the protein is encoded by the coding sequence ATGTCCAAGTTCTTCCGTCGCCGCAAGTTCTGCAAGTTCACGGCCGAAGGTGTGAAGGAGATCGACTACAAGGATCTCAACACCCTGCGCCAGTACCTGACCGAGACCGGCAAGATCGTCCCGAGCCGCGTCACCGGCACCAAGGCGCGCTACCAGCGCCAGCTGCAGACGGCCGTCAAGCGCGCCCGTTTCCTGGCCCTGATCCCGTACACCGACAACCACGACGTGTAA
- the rpsF gene encoding 30S ribosomal protein S6 produces MRFYEIVFLVHPDQSEQVPAMVERYKGIIESNNGKIVRLEDWGRRQLAYPIQNLVKAHYVLLNVEVDQATLAELTETFRFNDAILRHLIMKRDGDVADTEMSIIMKSKDEKGDKPERGERRRRDDEGDAAKSDDDSDSSEAA; encoded by the coding sequence ATGCGTTTCTATGAAATCGTGTTCCTGGTCCATCCGGACCAGAGCGAGCAGGTGCCGGCCATGGTCGAGCGCTACAAGGGCATCATCGAGAGCAACAACGGCAAGATCGTGCGCCTGGAAGATTGGGGCCGTCGTCAGCTGGCCTATCCGATCCAGAACCTGGTCAAGGCCCACTACGTGCTGCTGAACGTCGAAGTCGACCAGGCCACCCTGGCCGAGCTGACCGAAACCTTCCGCTTCAATGACGCCATCCTGCGTCACCTGATCATGAAGCGCGATGGCGACGTGGCCGACACCGAGATGTCGATCATCATGAAGAGCAAGGACGAGAAGGGCGACAAGCCCGAGCGCGGCGAGCGCCGCCGTCGTGACGACGAAGGCGATGCCGCCAAGTCCGACGACGATTCCGACTCCTCCGAAGCCGCCTAA